From the genome of Grus americana isolate bGruAme1 chromosome 9, bGruAme1.mat, whole genome shotgun sequence, one region includes:
- the SAP130 gene encoding histone deacetylase complex subunit SAP130 isoform X1 gives MSSQQFPRSGAPPAGLGPAPPPIPTSGSAGLIAPAATVSDESSRDSEGAPREHIGPGSSIQPREEKQEPVVVRPYPQVQMLTQHHPVQSGAPVTVTAPPAHLTPAVPLSFSDGLMKPPLKPTMPSRPIAPAPPSTLSAPTKVPGQVTVTMESNIPQAPTIPVATISGQQGHPSNLHHIMATNVQMSIIRSSAPGPPLHIGASHLPRGAAAAAVMSSSKVTTVLRPASQLPNAATAQPAVQHIIHQPIQSRPPVTTSSTIPPAVVATVSATRAQSPVITTTAAHATESTLSRPTLSIQQHPPSAAISIQRPAQPRDTATRITLPSHPAIGTQKPQLHTMAQKTIFSTGTPVAAATVAPILATNTIASATTAGSVSHTQAPTSTIVTMTMPSHSSHATAVTTSNIPVAKVVPQQITHTSPRIQSDYTAERSNLIPLSSHRASPNPVAMETRNDNRQSVPVQFQYFLPTYPPSAYPLTAHTYTPITSSVSTIRQYPVSAQAPNSAITAQTGVGVASTVHLNPMQLMTVDASHARHIQGIQPAPISAQGIQPAPISAQGIQPAPIGTQGLHPAAPIGTQGLQPAPISAQQPQADTKTSAVVLADGATIVANPISNTFNTASAATTVVQTHSQSASASAPAQGSSPRPSILRKKPTTDGLAVRKSLIPPQPPEVASTRVESTMRSTSGSPRPAGAKPKPEIHVSMATPVTVSMEAVSNQGSEQPTIAVPPTSQQPPSAIPAIIAAASPTSQPAAALSTIPGAVPPAPPTSTTLVATPAPPSTMSGALSAVLGPAVPEIKIKEEVEPMDIMRPVSAVPPLTTSTVSPSLALLANNLSMPPSDLPPGASPRKKPRKQQHVISTEEGDMMETNSTDDEKSTAKSLLVKAEKRKSPPKEYIDEEGVRYVPVRPRPPITLLRHYRNPWKAAYHHFQRYSDVRVKEEKKAMLQEIANQKGVSCRAQGWKVHLCAAQLLQLTNLEHDVYERLTALQEGLIPKKKAATDDDLHRINELIQGNMQRCKLVMDQINEARDSMLKVLDHKDRVLKLLNKNGTVKKVSKLKRKEKV, from the exons ATGAGCTCGCAGCAGTTCCCCCGCTCGGGCGCGCCGCCCGCCGGCCTGGGACCAGCGCCGCCGCCCATCCCCACCAGCGGCTCCGCCGGGCTCATCGCCCCCGCCGCCACAG tGAGTGATGAATCTAGTCGTGACTCAGAAGGTGCTCCTAGAGAGCACATCGGTCCTGGCAGCTCTATACAACCTcgagaagaaaagcaggaacCAGTGGTGGTTCGGCCATATCCACAGGTTCAGATGTTGACACAGCACCACCCTGTCCAGTCTGGTGCCCCAGTGACAGTGACAGCACCACCAGCACATTTGACTCCAGCTGTCCCACTTTCCTTTTCAGACGGACTTATGAAG CCTCCCTTGAAGCCCACCATGCCCAGCCGGCCGATTGCTCCTGCTCCACCCTCTACTCTCTCGGCTCCCACAAAAGTTCCTGGGCAAGTTACTGTGACCATGGAAAGCAACATACCACAGGCTCCAACAATTCCAGTGGCAACAATCAGTGGGCAACAG GGGCACCCTAGTAACTTGCATCACATCATGGCTACCAATGTGCAGATGTCTATCATCAGAAGTAGTGCTCCTGGGCCTCCGCTACACATTGGAGCTTCTCACCTACCACGGG gtgcagcagctgctgcagtgatGTCCAGTTCTAAAGTAACTACAGTCCTGAGACCGGCTTCGCAGTTGCCAAACGCAGCTACAGCTCAGCCAGCGGTTCAGCACATCATCCATCAGCCAATCCAG TCTCGTCCTCCCGTGACAACCTCAAGCACTATTCCTCCGGCTGTGGTGGCAACTGTCTCGGCCACAAGAGCTCAGTCCCCTGTTATAACTACAACAGCAGCGCACGCTACGGAATCAACCCTCAG TCGACCCACCCTGTCTAtccagcagcacccaccctCTGCAGCTATTAGTATTCAGCGGCCTGCACAGCCGAGGGACACGGCCACTCGGATTACACTACCCTCTCACCCAGCTATAGGAACACAGAAGCCACAGCTCCACACCATGGCTCAG aaaaCCATTTTCAGTACTGGTACTCCAGTGGCAGCAGCAACAGTGGCACCTATTTTGGCAACGAATACGATTGCTTCAGCAACCACAGCTG gttcTGTGTCTCACACCCAAGCGCCTACAAGCACCATTGTCACCATGACAATGCCCTCCCATTCTTCCCATGCTACGGCTGTCACGACCTCAAACATCCCAGTTG CTAAAGTGGTTCCTCAGCAAATCACGCATACTTCTCCCCGGATCCAGTCTGATTACACAGCAGAGAGGAGTAATCTCATACCCCTCTCCAGTCACCGGGCATCTCCAAACCCAGTAGCAATGGAAACCAGAAATGACAACAG GCAGTCGGTGCCTGTCCAGTTCCAGTATTTCTTACCAACATACCCGCCCTCCGCCTATCCTTTGACTGCGCACACCTATACCCCCATCACCAGCTCGGTGTCCACCATTCGCCAATACCCAG TTTCAGCCCAGGCTCCCAACTCGGCCATCACGGCTCAGACTGGCGTCGGAGTGGCCTCCACTGTCCACCTCAACCCCATGCAGCTGATGACTGTAGATGCGTCTCATGCCCGTCACATCCAGGGCATCCAGCCAGCACCAATCAGTGCGCAGGGGATCCAGCCAGCACCAATCAGTGCACAGGGAATCCAGCCGGCACCAATTGGGACGCAAGGACTCCACCCCGCTGCACCAATTGGCACGCAGGGACTGCAGCCAGCACCAATCAGTGCTCAGCAGCCACAAGCCGACACCAAGACTTCAG CAGTAGTCTTGGCAGATGGAGCCACCATTGTAGCCAATCCTATTAGCAACACATTCAACACTGCTTCTGCAGCAACTACAGTTGTGCAAACCCATAGCCAGAGTGCCAGTGCCAGTGCACCAGCCCAGGGCTCTTCCCCACGCCCAAGCATCCTCCGGAAGAAACCAACCACAGATGG GCTGGCAGTCCGGAAAAGCTTAATTCCACCTCAGCCACCTGAAGTAGCTAGCACACGTGTCGAGAGTACCATGCGAAGCACATCTGGATCACCAAGGCCGGCTGG TGCCAAGCCAAAACCTGAAATTCATGTGTCCATGGCCACTCCAGTCACTGTGTCTATGGAGGCAGTGTCTAACCAAGGCAGCGAGCAGCCCACCATTGCAGTCCCCCCTACCTCCCAGCAGCCTCCCTCTGCCATTCCAGCAATCATCGCGGCAGCCAGTCCCACttcacagcctgcagcagcactgtccACCATTCCAGGAGCCGTCCCGCCTGCTCCACCAACTTCTACTACGCTTGTGGCAACACCTGCTCCTCCATCAACCATGAGCGGTGCCCTGTCAGCGGTGCTGGGTCCTGCCGTACCagagataaaaatcaaagaggaaGTGGAGCCTATGGACATAATGCGACCAGTATCTG cAGTCCCTCCTTTGACTACAAGTACTGTGTCTCCGTCTTTGGCATTGCTGGCCAACAACCTCTCAATGCCTCCAAGTGATTTGCCACCTGGTGCCTCCCCGAGGAAGAAACCCCGTAAGCAGCAGCATGTCATCTCCACAGAGGAAGGGGACATGATGGAAACAAACAGCACTGATGATGAGAAATCCACTGCCAAAAGTTTGCTGGTGAAGGCAGAGAAGCGCAAGTCACCTCCAAAGGAGTATATAG ATGAAGAAGGGGTAAGATACGTCCCTGTGCGTCCAAGGCCGCCTATCACGTTGCTCCGGCATTATCGCAATCCTTGGAAAGCTGCTTACCACCACTTTCAGAGATACAGTGATGTCCGGGTAAAAG AAGAGAAGAAGGCTATGCTGCAGGAGATTGCCAATCAGAAGGGTGTATCCTGTCGTGCACAAGGGTGGAAGGTCCATCTCTGTGCGGCACAGCTACTACAGCTG ACAAACCTGGAGCATGATGTGTATGAGAGACTGACAGCCCTGCAGGAGGGACTCATTCCCAAGAAAAAGGCAGCGACCGATGACGACTTGCATCGGATCAATGAACTGATACAG GGGAATATGCAGAGGTGTAAACTTGTGATGGATCAAATCAATGAGGCTCGAGACTCCATGCTAAAGGTCTTGGATCACAAGGATCGTGTTTTGAAGCTTCTAAACAAGAATGGAACTGTCAAGAAAGTGTCCAAATTAAAGCGAAAGGAGAAGGTCTAA
- the SAP130 gene encoding histone deacetylase complex subunit SAP130 isoform X5, which yields MSSQQFPRSGAPPAGLGPAPPPIPTSGSAGLIAPAATVSDESSRDSEGAPREHIGPGSSIQPREEKQEPVVVRPYPQVQMLTQHHPVQSGAPVTVTAPPAHLTPAVPLSFSDGLMKPPLKPTMPSRPIAPAPPSTLSAPTKVPGQVTVTMESNIPQAPTIPVATISGQQGHPSNLHHIMATNVQMSIIRSSAPGPPLHIGASHLPRGAAAAAVMSSSKVTTVLRPASQLPNAATAQPAVQHIIHQPIQSRPPVTTSSTIPPAVVATVSATRAQSPVITTTAAHATESTLSRPTLSIQQHPPSAAISIQRPAQPRDTATRITLPSHPAIGTQKPQLHTMAQKTIFSTGTPVAAATVAPILATNTIASATTAGSVSHTQAPTSTIVTMTMPSHSSHATAVTTSNIPVAKVVPQQITHTSPRIQSDYTAERSNLIPLSSHRASPNPVAMETRNDNRQSVPVQFQYFLPTYPPSAYPLTAHTYTPITSSVSTIRQYPVSAQAPNSAITAQTGVGVASTVHLNPMQLMTVDASHARHIQGIQPAPISAQGIQPAPISAQGIQPAPIGTQGLHPAAPIGTQGLQPAPISAQQPQADTKTSAVVLADGATIVANPISNTFNTASAATTVVQTHSQSASASAPAQGSSPRPSILRKKPTTDGLAVRKSLIPPQPPEVASTRVESTMRSTSGSPRPAGAKPKPEIHVSMATPVTVSMEAVSNQGSEQPTIAVPPTSQQPPSAIPAIIAAASPTSQPAAALSTIPGAVPPAPPTSTTLVATPAPPSTMSGALSAVLGPAVPEIKIKEEVEPMDIMRPVSAVPPLTTSTVSPSLALLANNLSMPPSDLPPGASPRKKPRKQQHVISTEEGDMMETNSTDDEKSTAKSLLVKAEKRKSPPKEYIDEEGVRYVPVRPRPPITLLRHYRNPWKAAYHHFQRYSDVRVKEEKKAMLQEIANQKGVSCRAQGWKVHLCAAQLLQLMIKIGNSLLLMHRSEEASVWDGAADLRRQH from the exons ATGAGCTCGCAGCAGTTCCCCCGCTCGGGCGCGCCGCCCGCCGGCCTGGGACCAGCGCCGCCGCCCATCCCCACCAGCGGCTCCGCCGGGCTCATCGCCCCCGCCGCCACAG tGAGTGATGAATCTAGTCGTGACTCAGAAGGTGCTCCTAGAGAGCACATCGGTCCTGGCAGCTCTATACAACCTcgagaagaaaagcaggaacCAGTGGTGGTTCGGCCATATCCACAGGTTCAGATGTTGACACAGCACCACCCTGTCCAGTCTGGTGCCCCAGTGACAGTGACAGCACCACCAGCACATTTGACTCCAGCTGTCCCACTTTCCTTTTCAGACGGACTTATGAAG CCTCCCTTGAAGCCCACCATGCCCAGCCGGCCGATTGCTCCTGCTCCACCCTCTACTCTCTCGGCTCCCACAAAAGTTCCTGGGCAAGTTACTGTGACCATGGAAAGCAACATACCACAGGCTCCAACAATTCCAGTGGCAACAATCAGTGGGCAACAG GGGCACCCTAGTAACTTGCATCACATCATGGCTACCAATGTGCAGATGTCTATCATCAGAAGTAGTGCTCCTGGGCCTCCGCTACACATTGGAGCTTCTCACCTACCACGGG gtgcagcagctgctgcagtgatGTCCAGTTCTAAAGTAACTACAGTCCTGAGACCGGCTTCGCAGTTGCCAAACGCAGCTACAGCTCAGCCAGCGGTTCAGCACATCATCCATCAGCCAATCCAG TCTCGTCCTCCCGTGACAACCTCAAGCACTATTCCTCCGGCTGTGGTGGCAACTGTCTCGGCCACAAGAGCTCAGTCCCCTGTTATAACTACAACAGCAGCGCACGCTACGGAATCAACCCTCAG TCGACCCACCCTGTCTAtccagcagcacccaccctCTGCAGCTATTAGTATTCAGCGGCCTGCACAGCCGAGGGACACGGCCACTCGGATTACACTACCCTCTCACCCAGCTATAGGAACACAGAAGCCACAGCTCCACACCATGGCTCAG aaaaCCATTTTCAGTACTGGTACTCCAGTGGCAGCAGCAACAGTGGCACCTATTTTGGCAACGAATACGATTGCTTCAGCAACCACAGCTG gttcTGTGTCTCACACCCAAGCGCCTACAAGCACCATTGTCACCATGACAATGCCCTCCCATTCTTCCCATGCTACGGCTGTCACGACCTCAAACATCCCAGTTG CTAAAGTGGTTCCTCAGCAAATCACGCATACTTCTCCCCGGATCCAGTCTGATTACACAGCAGAGAGGAGTAATCTCATACCCCTCTCCAGTCACCGGGCATCTCCAAACCCAGTAGCAATGGAAACCAGAAATGACAACAG GCAGTCGGTGCCTGTCCAGTTCCAGTATTTCTTACCAACATACCCGCCCTCCGCCTATCCTTTGACTGCGCACACCTATACCCCCATCACCAGCTCGGTGTCCACCATTCGCCAATACCCAG TTTCAGCCCAGGCTCCCAACTCGGCCATCACGGCTCAGACTGGCGTCGGAGTGGCCTCCACTGTCCACCTCAACCCCATGCAGCTGATGACTGTAGATGCGTCTCATGCCCGTCACATCCAGGGCATCCAGCCAGCACCAATCAGTGCGCAGGGGATCCAGCCAGCACCAATCAGTGCACAGGGAATCCAGCCGGCACCAATTGGGACGCAAGGACTCCACCCCGCTGCACCAATTGGCACGCAGGGACTGCAGCCAGCACCAATCAGTGCTCAGCAGCCACAAGCCGACACCAAGACTTCAG CAGTAGTCTTGGCAGATGGAGCCACCATTGTAGCCAATCCTATTAGCAACACATTCAACACTGCTTCTGCAGCAACTACAGTTGTGCAAACCCATAGCCAGAGTGCCAGTGCCAGTGCACCAGCCCAGGGCTCTTCCCCACGCCCAAGCATCCTCCGGAAGAAACCAACCACAGATGG GCTGGCAGTCCGGAAAAGCTTAATTCCACCTCAGCCACCTGAAGTAGCTAGCACACGTGTCGAGAGTACCATGCGAAGCACATCTGGATCACCAAGGCCGGCTGG TGCCAAGCCAAAACCTGAAATTCATGTGTCCATGGCCACTCCAGTCACTGTGTCTATGGAGGCAGTGTCTAACCAAGGCAGCGAGCAGCCCACCATTGCAGTCCCCCCTACCTCCCAGCAGCCTCCCTCTGCCATTCCAGCAATCATCGCGGCAGCCAGTCCCACttcacagcctgcagcagcactgtccACCATTCCAGGAGCCGTCCCGCCTGCTCCACCAACTTCTACTACGCTTGTGGCAACACCTGCTCCTCCATCAACCATGAGCGGTGCCCTGTCAGCGGTGCTGGGTCCTGCCGTACCagagataaaaatcaaagaggaaGTGGAGCCTATGGACATAATGCGACCAGTATCTG cAGTCCCTCCTTTGACTACAAGTACTGTGTCTCCGTCTTTGGCATTGCTGGCCAACAACCTCTCAATGCCTCCAAGTGATTTGCCACCTGGTGCCTCCCCGAGGAAGAAACCCCGTAAGCAGCAGCATGTCATCTCCACAGAGGAAGGGGACATGATGGAAACAAACAGCACTGATGATGAGAAATCCACTGCCAAAAGTTTGCTGGTGAAGGCAGAGAAGCGCAAGTCACCTCCAAAGGAGTATATAG ATGAAGAAGGGGTAAGATACGTCCCTGTGCGTCCAAGGCCGCCTATCACGTTGCTCCGGCATTATCGCAATCCTTGGAAAGCTGCTTACCACCACTTTCAGAGATACAGTGATGTCCGGGTAAAAG AAGAGAAGAAGGCTATGCTGCAGGAGATTGCCAATCAGAAGGGTGTATCCTGTCGTGCACAAGGGTGGAAGGTCCATCTCTGTGCGGCACAGCTACTACAGCTG ATGATCAAAATTGGCAACTCCCTCCTGCTGATGCACAGGTCTGAAGAAGCGTCTGTTTGGGATGGTGCGGCTGATCTGAGGAGGCAGCACTGA